A genomic window from Shewanella vesiculosa includes:
- a CDS encoding DUF3014 domain-containing protein: MQVNEEDRITPQATEKTGSNMLLIAIAVIALLGASSYFYFTSDDTEELEPVVMTPVELPESVPEVPIEQAPIEEPQSVSTVDDMVPAGESESSAAVAEPLPVLAESDDFVEAKTLAIANGMKIAPMILKKDIARQFVVFVDNLAQGDIVHKASPLKGPDTQFTVSEITNKTYLNPDGYHRYDLYANFIEGLNDKDLVATYIELKPLFAEAFTELGYSDIDFDKRMQQAFSMVASAPIIEDPIELSSISVNYKYVDPNLEALPSAQKLLIRMGPDNTRKIKAAVKKLQQSFPNK, from the coding sequence ATGCAAGTTAATGAAGAAGATAGAATTACCCCACAAGCCACGGAAAAAACTGGCTCTAACATGCTATTAATCGCCATAGCCGTTATCGCGCTATTAGGCGCCAGCAGTTACTTCTATTTTACGAGTGATGATACCGAAGAATTAGAACCGGTTGTCATGACGCCAGTTGAACTGCCAGAATCAGTACCAGAGGTGCCAATAGAACAAGCGCCGATTGAAGAACCGCAAAGCGTTAGCACTGTTGATGATATGGTTCCCGCTGGAGAATCTGAATCGTCTGCTGCAGTGGCAGAGCCTCTGCCAGTATTAGCTGAATCTGATGATTTTGTTGAAGCAAAAACATTAGCCATTGCCAACGGTATGAAAATTGCGCCGATGATCTTGAAAAAGGACATAGCTCGCCAATTTGTGGTGTTTGTTGATAACCTAGCCCAAGGTGATATCGTGCATAAAGCAAGCCCGTTAAAAGGCCCTGATACCCAATTTACTGTGAGCGAGATAACCAATAAAACCTATCTTAATCCAGATGGATATCATCGATATGATTTGTATGCGAATTTCATCGAAGGCTTGAACGATAAAGATTTAGTCGCTACTTATATTGAATTAAAACCACTCTTTGCTGAAGCGTTTACTGAACTCGGTTACAGTGATATTGATTTTGATAAGCGTATGCAGCAAGCTTTTAGCATGGTTGCTAGCGCCCCGATTATTGAAGACCCTATTGAGCTTTCATCAATCAGTGTGAACTATAAATACGTTGATCCTAACCTTGAAGCGTTGCCCAGTGCACAAAAACTGTTGATCCGTATGGGACCTGACAATACTCGTAAAATTAAAGCTGCAGTCAAAAAGCTGCAACAAAGTTTTCCAAACAAATAA
- a CDS encoding beta-ketoacyl synthase chain length factor gives MQLVFELLSWGAWSPNFQTTESWQQWQQPNGNLTPKPDSPALKHIPAMQRRRFSRLTKMMLTAAHQCQPEEHCRSIFSSRHGELTRTLGLLNDITQQQALSPMAFSQSVHNTASGIFGIVNNNTTASTSIAAGEQTLSQALIEAYAQLAQSPEPLLVIFGDDPVPPIYSEFTNEVELPLALGLYLAPKDHIGYHVEKQAPQRTTLSLSDYPLDVANPQGQKNISLSELIHHIVSAKNIQGKLCHWYWSLEHHD, from the coding sequence ATGCAGTTAGTATTTGAGCTTCTATCATGGGGGGCATGGTCACCAAACTTTCAAACCACAGAAAGTTGGCAACAATGGCAACAGCCAAATGGCAACTTGACGCCTAAGCCCGACTCGCCAGCTTTAAAGCACATTCCGGCCATGCAACGTCGTCGTTTTAGTCGTTTAACAAAAATGATGCTAACAGCAGCTCACCAATGCCAGCCAGAAGAGCATTGTCGGAGCATTTTCTCATCTCGTCATGGCGAGCTCACGAGAACATTAGGCTTACTTAATGACATTACCCAGCAGCAAGCTTTATCGCCAATGGCTTTTAGCCAGTCGGTGCATAATACTGCCAGTGGTATTTTTGGCATTGTAAATAATAACACTACAGCCTCTACATCCATTGCTGCAGGTGAACAAACCCTTTCTCAAGCACTTATTGAAGCCTATGCCCAATTAGCACAATCTCCAGAGCCCTTATTAGTCATTTTTGGTGACGATCCTGTGCCACCGATATACAGCGAATTTACTAACGAAGTCGAACTGCCCCTTGCCTTGGGGTTGTATCTTGCACCAAAAGATCACATAGGTTACCACGTTGAAAAACAGGCGCCTCAACGGACAACACTGAGCTTGTCTGATTATCCACTGGATGTCGCTAATCCACAGGGACAAAAAAATATAAGTTTAAGCGAGTTAATCCACCATATTGTTAGCGCAAAAAATATTCAAGGTAAATTGTGCCATTGGTATTGGTCGCTTGAACACCATGACTGA
- a CDS encoding 1-acyl-sn-glycerol-3-phosphate acyltransferase, whose amino-acid sequence MPHADAIESTKNPAPKLSGVRYIPRWLAGVGCYITFGLGGLLCSLTILPLLQLWPTKPELRVARVQRLVSWMFRIFVAMLSFAGVIAVSTKNIEALQHAKRKIVIANHPTLVDVVVLISLMPNAGCIVKQGLWRNPFFRGVLASVGYIPNREVNWLLHDCLQVLNRDTNLIIFPEGTRTLTGNIVNSFARGAANIALRTQTDILPVVLRTDVAGLTKQQPWYQIPRQTINMSVEIGTSIPYLRYDAQQGNEAKMARQLTRDLQQFYIDTLKQPIKFN is encoded by the coding sequence ATGCCACATGCTGATGCTATTGAGTCAACAAAAAACCCCGCACCTAAACTCAGCGGAGTGCGATATATTCCTCGCTGGTTAGCTGGAGTTGGCTGTTATATTACCTTTGGTTTAGGTGGCCTATTGTGTTCATTAACTATTTTACCTCTATTACAACTTTGGCCCACTAAACCAGAACTGCGAGTTGCAAGAGTGCAACGATTAGTCAGCTGGATGTTTAGAATATTTGTCGCCATGCTTAGTTTTGCTGGGGTAATTGCTGTGAGTACTAAGAATATCGAAGCACTGCAACACGCTAAAAGGAAAATTGTTATCGCTAATCACCCCACATTAGTGGATGTGGTGGTATTAATTAGCTTGATGCCTAATGCGGGCTGTATTGTCAAACAAGGTTTATGGCGTAATCCATTCTTTCGCGGCGTACTCGCCAGTGTAGGGTATATTCCCAATCGCGAAGTCAATTGGCTCCTGCACGACTGCTTGCAGGTATTAAATCGTGATACTAACTTAATTATCTTTCCAGAAGGTACCCGAACATTAACTGGTAATATCGTTAACTCATTTGCTCGTGGCGCCGCCAATATTGCGCTTCGCACCCAAACAGATATTTTACCTGTAGTATTAAGAACCGATGTTGCCGGTTTAACCAAACAACAACCTTGGTACCAAATACCGCGACAAACCATCAATATGTCAGTAGAAATTGGCACAAGCATCCCATACCTGCGGTATGATGCTCAACAGGGTAATGAAGCCAAAATGGCTCGACAGCTGACGCGCGACTTG